One window of Paludibacter propionicigenes WB4 genomic DNA carries:
- a CDS encoding polysaccharide deacetylase family protein, with amino-acid sequence MNKKSIFYSLLAALLLCCCKPTTRHGESQSKAESTDSVTTGTASKQTANTAAQIYAKQQIPVLCYHRIEDGKKGDYTVSKATFTSHMKVLADSGYHSVLPGQLYDYLVYNKSLPAKPVLITFDDSRAEHAAVAAPVMEKYGFRGVFFIMTITYDKKNYMTKEQIAGLAKAGHTVGLHSWDHTMVTKYKEAADWQKEVAEPKKKLETITGKPVEYWAYPNGVFNHAGAQELSKYFKLSFSLSTKRDSVVPLQTVRRIIVPECSPQSLLKSMRKNF; translated from the coding sequence ATGAACAAGAAATCTATTTTTTACAGTCTGTTGGCGGCACTGCTACTCTGCTGCTGCAAACCAACCACCCGACACGGCGAAAGCCAATCCAAAGCAGAAAGTACCGATTCAGTAACAACGGGCACTGCAAGTAAGCAAACAGCCAATACGGCAGCTCAAATTTACGCCAAACAGCAAATTCCGGTACTGTGTTATCATCGCATAGAAGATGGTAAGAAAGGCGACTACACGGTGAGCAAAGCCACCTTTACTTCGCACATGAAAGTGCTGGCCGACAGCGGATACCATTCGGTGTTGCCGGGTCAACTGTACGATTACCTGGTATATAATAAAAGTCTGCCCGCGAAACCCGTATTGATAACGTTCGATGACTCCAGAGCCGAGCACGCTGCTGTAGCCGCTCCGGTGATGGAAAAATACGGATTCAGGGGTGTATTCTTTATCATGACTATCACCTACGATAAGAAAAACTACATGACCAAGGAACAGATAGCCGGATTGGCCAAAGCCGGGCATACGGTGGGGCTGCACAGCTGGGATCATACCATGGTGACTAAATACAAAGAAGCGGCTGACTGGCAAAAAGAAGTGGCAGAGCCCAAAAAGAAACTGGAAACAATTACCGGAAAGCCGGTTGAGTACTGGGCTTACCCCAACGGAGTGTTTAATCATGCCGGAGCGCAGGAACTGAGCAAGTACTTTAAGCTGTCGTTTTCGCTGTCCACCAAGCGCGATTCCGTGGTGCCACTGCAAACCGTGCGCAGAATTATTGTACCCGAATGTTCGCCGCAGAGCTTGCTAAAATCCATGCGCAAAAACTTCTGA